TCCAATCCTATTCTGACCAGATCTGGAGTTTCCACAGCACCGCCTTCTCTGCTCCCAAATGCAAATGCTTTTCTCCTGAACAATGCCCATTTTGGTTCTAGTGATGATCGTCCACTTAATATATATGGAGGAATTGTCCCCATTATTGATGCATAATGATAATACCATGTTGTTACAATAATTGTGCTTCCTTTGGAGGCAACTCTTAACAAAGTTATTAAATTATCCCACCTTTCTTTAGATATTTCTTCTTGGAGAAGTAACGACATGTCAGCCAATACAAGTAAAAACCTTTTCCCACTCAAAATCTCTTCTAACATGTGCTGTAAATTGTTCCAATTTGTtaaatcaccaccaccaccaccaccaccacccataaTAGTACTTCTTCTTCTACTAGGAGACTGTTCAACTATTTCTTTTACGATTCTTTTCACGTCAAGACCAATCCCAGACACATCAACCCAAAATCTAAAATCAAAATGTGACTTTATTGACTCATCATCGAAGATGTGCTTTGCTAGTCTTTCAGTGTCGACATTCCTAGCTACTATTGGAATGACACACAGCGTTTCTTCTTCACCATTAATATTAATGTTTGGATGATGATCCGCCATTAACAACAACTTATTAACAATCTCTGTTTTTTCCTCCCCCCATTCAAATACCTCTTCTGTTTCCTCCTCATCCCTTCTATATACTTGGAAAGCATAATCAGTATCATGAGCGGAGGAATTTATAAGTGGGTGGCCTATTTCATCATTTACTTGATGATGATTATCGgggaatttcaatttcaattttgatttcagcTCATCTACCACATCTTGGAAATCCTTGATTTTACCAGACAACATTCTATAACGGAATAGAAGTGACGGAAAGGAATTTATAATGCGTACCtttctggtggtggtggtggtcatGCTCATGCAATAGTACTTTTGGatctcctctttctcctccaTTTGAATAATTCTCATGGCTTCATATGACAACTCGTCTAACACATCATCTGCTTCATAATGTAATGCTTTAATCTTGTCAAACCACTCCCTTActtcatcatcattttcatccagcATATACCGCCATTGTAGATCCATAAGTATCACTCTGCTCTCGTTTACAATATCCTGAAgcttctcatatttcttttgaACACCTCGTCCTCCTCGTCGTCCCAGAGTAGTACAGATCAAGTCTCTCATAGCCGTTTTTCCTGTGTAAACAAGAAGAAGCAATCAATTCAGTAGAAagccaataaaaaaaagtacaaacaATCGAGAGTGGTAGAGATCATCAAGTCTTTACCAGTTGCATAATCTCTCATAgccattttaattaatttcctctATAAACAATAAGCAATCGATCAATTCAGTAGAAagctagaagaagaataagaaagtgTTCTCTGGCAGAGAGATCGATGAATATATTGAAGAAGAGTATGTAGTTGATGTTGccaatcaaaaataaataaagaactaagaaaagaacaaaagtaaaGCACCTGCGAGATTGAGTAAATCAAGCAAACAGTCTTTGCatcaagaaaagaataaagattATATATTCCATGGTCTTGAACAACCAATCTTTCCTCCAAGTAAAGAATAGAAGTAAAGCATTTCAACTAAAGATTCATTGTAAGCAATTGTCTGAGGGAAtttttttatgggagagggatcgAGACATGCTTCAGCCTCCTTATATTTACATAATACACATTTAGaggtagaaaaagaagaaagataagaagCTTCTAAATGGaaggaaagaataaagaaaggagTAGGGACAATCCTCTTGACTAGTCCTTAATCTTTGTGTTACGAGGATCCCTTCCTTGTTCTGATTATTTCCCTTTAAGATGAGTAAGAGCATCTAAgaaaaaagtagaagaagaagaagaggcagtAGGGACCATAGTTATTAAAAAGTATCATATCGGACCGGTCAAGATCGCTATTGGTATCGCTTGAGCCTTGATGCTGAGCAATCTGATACTGACCTACagcagtaggggtgtcaaccagttGGGATGAGCCAGTCTAGGTCGGGCCTAGCCAAGCTCGGCCAAATTCTAAggttgcaccgtgaatgcctgTTTAGCTAAATGGGCTTAGCTAGGGCGGATATGATATGGTTTATAATAGGGCCGGTCAATCtcaggctataatcgggctgCCATAAATGGGCCTTAATCTGGCTTTTGTCGGACTATGGACTTGTTTATTTCTAAACGGACATTAAACGGGTTCTAAATGAGCCTTCTTAACTTGTATACAATAGTCGAAGTACTCAAGATGATAAGTTTATTCTATTGAAAGTACAATCCTATCTCAAGCATATCGTGCAAACCTAATATTAATTTAGCTACACAATTACATAaactttatttttaaatttaattatatattgTTAAAGACGTTTGTTTATCGATCAATTTCTCGTTCATcttgaaaattgaaacaaacccACTTGGGCTTTTGCTTTACTCTTCAATTTTATTGGTGGTAAAATGGGAAtttcaagtagtattaaaggggtcgggctaggttTGGTTTAAATGAGTCGGTTTAGGTCAGGctcataaatgtgtcgggccaaTCAGGCTAAGTGGCTACACCGTGTACTACTTGTttataaacgtgttgggctcaagccggacacgtttattaatcgggccgatCCAAGTCTAGGTCAGgtcataaatgtgtcgggctcgaTTGGGCCTACCAGTGCGGGCCTAGAATTGACGCCTCTGCCCATAGGTAAGGTAAaacggttaaaaaaaaaaatcaaaattttacgTCATTAGATGATGAGAGAGCGTGCGCACCGTTTTTTGTGAATTATGTACATTGGATGGATATGGTTATTGCATTGTTGTGGGATTATGGGTTAGAAGAATTGAGTTTTAAGTAGTTAGTAGTAAGTGGTAAAAAGTTATTGGACGTGTGTTATGGTAATTTGTTACAATATATGGAGCCAACTTATATGGTGGCGCTTATGAATGAGTTTGGGGACGAATGATTTGTAATTtcctattattttctctctcaagagAAGAGGCTTGGCTCCCTCCTAATTGGCAAAGATTTTATGGCTTTATTAGTAAAGCCAAAACCTATATTTCTTATATTTATCTCTTCAATCTCTAAccctattttctttcatttcctaTCTCCTCTCCCCGGCCTTGTATGTACTTATTATCTGATATCAAGTCCCAGGCACGGCACCCACCCGTAGATTTTCCTacattttctctattttgagaAACGATGTCATCGCTTCCTCAATTAAGCCAAGAGAAAACCACCTATAGGCTTAAGCTACTTGGATTATCTCATCACAATCAATCGATTTCTTGAAATGGGGCTTGAAGACACACCAATTTTTACAGGAAGGAATTGTTACATGCTCACCGTACATTAGGATTATGTACATTGGAACAGGTATGGTTATTGTATTATCGTGGGATTTTATCGGTTAGcaaaattgagtttggactCTTGAGTTGTAAGTAGTTAGTAATAAGTGATAAGTTATTAGACGGATGTTAATGGTAAGTTGTAACTGTTTATGGAAGCATATACTTATATGGTAGCTCTTATGATTGAGAAGGTGGATGAATGATTTAAagttccctattttctctctgaAGAGAAGAGGCTTGGCTTTGAAGCCAATAAAGCCAAAATGTATCTTTCTTATCTTTACCTCTTCAATCTTTAAtcttattttatcctttttcctatattttctcCCCTATCTTATATGCATGCATCAAAAAGTTTATGAGAGGACATGCACACCCCCGGCATACCCACCTTCTTTACCAATTTCTTATTCCAAAAATTATGTCTTATATGGCAAAAAGAATCATTACCATTGTTAGTAACACTTGCATCTTTTTATGCAAATTGATCACTCTCAACTCTGAAATGCCCTTGGTCGTCCAAACTTTATTTCACTTCTCAAGGaaatattttcatttcccttgcaatcaaacgaAACTTAATGGCTGGATACTGAGGGGTTGGAACCGATTGCAACCCTAACCCCACAGTTATGGAGATAGAGATGTGATATAAGGCTTGGATGAATAGAGCCAAACCCCTTCCATAAATTTACAAATAGGCCACAGATCAAAGTCAAAGCTCAGCCAAAAAAGACTAGTTTTCGTTTCTGGGGCCCATGAAAAATTGAATGTGTTAACCCATGTAAAAGAAATTCTACcgttttcttctgtttctttttgTTGGAGAAAACGGCATTCTTGCTTTATTCATAATGTTGGAGGGCATATTGTTTCGAGAGAAGATCAAGTCCTCGTAAACTTTGTGGTGGATTCTATTTATGTGAATCAATCtgtatgagaatggttcttgtaCAAGAACATGATCCATATTCTATCGTTTCCTTATTTTTCATGCATTTTCCTATTTAGTGGTTCAAATTCTAACaaacatgattttttatttaaaaagaaaatgggtTGGTTGTGATATGTCAATTACATTAATGCAAACAaataatccccccccccctgaaACTATAGTATGAAAGAAAGGGCACATTGTCTTTATTTTGTTATGGATTTCGATATTCCTAGCATTTCTAATTGcattattcaatttttattgtggCCCTACCTCATTTTCCTGCTACCTttatctaataataataataacatagggaaaaaaaatttacatagcATTATTAGTTCAGGATATGTGGCCTGATGAAAATTTAAAGTGGGGCGAGaattagtaataatatataaacTAGACCAAATATATATGTGACAATGATTAGACATATACTCTCAATATATGTGGCCTGATCCCATAACTGACTGTTTAAgcagtttaaaaaataaataaaaaattccatgtgTTGGTGTCAATTgcaatgttatatatatatatatatatatatatatttccctcTCTCTAGACCTACTATgtggaagggaagggaagggaaggtaACATCCAGAACCTCCTGGTGAGCTTGAGTTTAGCGCACCAAAATTTCACCAGTATTGAATGACCTTGAACTTTTCACACATTTGATTCCCTTCTAAAAATACGAAACATAAAATAAGATTTCACCTTATTAAGTCTATTGGAGGAGGCCATCATTAGCTGCTAGTTATTCTAAATACATCATAAGACATTGAAAACAACTAGCCACCCCTTTGAACCTTAGCCTATCATTTAGAGAGACCGTTTTGGCCTACCCTTAGCCCATTATCAAGGCACCTTTTATgtatttaatctttttttttttaattaatatgttTGTATGTACTTAATCTTAGCGGCTCCTATGGTGATCATGAGATTTCATACCAGAACACGATATTATCAGGGCTAATGGAAATTTTTAAgacaaaaataatttaaaagaaaattctagTTCCATGGAAAAATTCAATTATCCAAACTGGAGGGGGGAAATTGAGGGGGTAATAAAtatgagaattgaagaaaagaaaaaaatcagaaaaaatccAATGGCCCAACAGGGGCAAGGAGAACCGTCTCACAAGTATAACAAGAAAAATTGAGGGCACAATTGCCAAGTTTTGGATAGACCGTACGGGCACTTTGAGCCTTTATCATCCTTTCGAGCCATATCCTAATTAAGCCCCATTACAACCTAGTAAGTCCTTTTAGGCTAAATGTAGTGGGATCTTTGTCAGTAGTCCCGAGCTCACCAGGCTATAAGTGAACTTAATTATCAAGGCTTTGACAACAATACATCAATTTGTTGAGTTACGTTTGACATGATTCCTCAAAAGAAGGATATATAAGcggcttaaaaaaaataaaagataacaagCTCATTCAATTCAATAAAAAAGTGGGTCATCACCACGTCATCTCTATTATCATGTCTCCTTCCATTCCTCAAACTAAAATCTTTTTCAATCTTGATCTATCTGACTCTTTTGGTTCACCATTGGAGGATCAAGCTCCTATACATAGAGGGCATCGCCCATAAAGTGCCCAAAGCGTGATGGGAGTGTGGCACATGGGTTTGTAGGATCCAAGAGTCGAGAACAAATCCCACATTTCCACCACTTCAAATCTCAAGCatattggtgtacgatgtcttgtatttcgtcacagtttaatccagggagtgcCGGTGTAGCACCTCAACAAGCAGGACGACTGTTGTAactctattcttcattgatagtgaagcaggatctcatctcaccgaggatgtAGAAAATCTTatcgaacctcataaatctatGTGCCTTGCTTATTCTTAGATGGATAGAGCCAAACCCCTTCCATAAATTTACAAATGGGCCACAGATCAAGGTCAAAGCTTGGCCAAAAAAGACTAGTTTTCATTTCTGGGGCCCATGAAAAATTGAATGTGTTAACCCATGTAAAAGAAATTCTACcgttttcttctgtttctttttgTTGGAGAAAACGGCATTCTTGCTTTATTCATAATGTTGGAAGGCATATTGTTTCGAGAGAAGATCAAGTCCTCGTAAACTTTGTGGTGGATTCTATTTATGTGAATCAATCTGTGTGAGAATGGTTCTTGTACAAGAACATGATCCATATTCTATCGTTTCCTTATTTTTCATGCATTTTCCTATTTAGTGGTTCAAATTCTAACaaacatgattttttatttaaaaagaaaatggttGTGATATGTCAATTACATTAATGCAAACAAATAATTCCCCACCCCCCTGAAACTATAGTATGAAAGAAAGGGCACATTGTCTTTATTTTGTTATGGATTTCGATATTCCTAGCATTTCTAATTGcattattcaatttttattgtggCCCTACCTCATTTTCCTGCTACCTttatctaataataataataacatagggaaaaaaaatttacatagcATTATTAGTTCAGGATATGTGGCCTGATGAAAATTTAAAGTGGGACGAGaattagtaataatatataaacTAGACCAAATATATATGTGACAATGATTAGACATATACTCTCAATATATGTGGCCTGATCCCATAACTGACTGTTTAAgcagtttaaaaaataaataaaaaattccatgtgTTGGTGTCAATTgcaatgttatatatatatatatatatatatatatttccctcTCTCTAGACCTACTATgtggaagggaagggaagggaaggtaACATCCAGAACCTCCTGGTGAGCTTGAGTTTAGCGCACCAAAATTTCACCAGTATTGAATGACCTTGAACTTTTCACACATTTGATTCCCTTCTAAAAATACGAAACATAAAATAAGATTTCACCTTATTAAGTCTATTGGAGGAGGCCATCATTAGCTGCTAGTTGTTCTAAATACATCATAAGACATTGAAAACAACTAGCCACCCCTTTGAACCTTAGCCTATCATTTAGAGAGACCGTTTTGGCCTACCCTTAGCCCATTATCAAGGCACCATCTACGtacttaatcttttttttttttaattaatatgttTGTATGTACTTAATCTCAGCGGCTCCCATTTAGAGAGACCGTTTTCATACCAAAACACGATATTATCAGGGCTAATGGAAATTTTTAAgacaaaaataatttaaaagaaaattctagTTCCATGGAAAAATTCAATTATCCAAACTGGAGGGGGGAAATTGAGGTGGTAATAAAtatgagaattgaagaaaagaaaaaaatcagaaaaaatccAATGGCCCAACAGGGGCAAGGAGAACCGTCTCACAAGTATAACAAGAAAAATTGAGGGCACAATTGCCAAGTTTTGGATAGACCGTACGGGCACTTTGAGCCTTTATCATCCTTTCGAGCCATATCTTAATTAAGCCCCATTACAACCTAGTAAGTCCTTTTAGGCTAAATGTAGTGGGATCTTTGTCAGTAGTCCCGAGCTCACCAGGCTATAAGTGAACTTAATTATCAAGGCTTTGACAACAATACATCAATTTGTTGAGTTACGTTTGACGTGATTCCACAAAAGAAGGATATATAAGcggcttaaaaaaaataaaagataacaagCTCATTCAATTCAATAAAAAAGCGGGTCATCACCACGTCATCTCTATTATCATGTCTCCTTCCATTCCTCAAACTAAAATCTTTTTCAATCTTGATCTATCTGACTCTTTTGGTTCACCATTGGAGTATCAAGCTCCTATACATAGAGGGCATCGCCCATAAAGTGCCCAAAGCGTGATGGGAGTGCGACACATGGGTTTGTAGGATCCAAGGGTCGAGAACAAATCCCACATTTTCACTACTTCAAACCTCAAgcatgttggtgtacgatgtcttgtatttcatcaCAGTTTATTCCAGGGAGTGTCAGTGCAGCACCTCAACAAGCAGGATGAGTGTTGTAactctattcttcattgatagtgaagcagaatctcatctcaccgaggatgtAGGAAATCTtgttgaacctcgtaaatctgtgtgccttgcttgttcttatttttccattatcgtctgtatcgttttagggttgcatttttaCAAATttgtatcagagctctaggttttcgttttctaaggtttactatcacgatagCAGGGAAGGAATCGAATGTCAAGTGCGATATCGAGCGattcaatgggaagaacaattttacCCTCTAGTGTCAAAAGATgaatcttctgatacaacaagatttgacaaaaaagTTATTAGGGAAGTCAAAGAAACCTGTAAAAATTACTAACAAATATAgaaaagagatggaggaaaatgcgataagtgctattcgattgaatctttctgatgatgccctacaatatatTGTGAGTATCGAATCCGTACCATAATTATGGGctaaacttgaaagcatctatatGACGAAGTCTTTAATGAATAAGTTGTTCAtaaagaagcaattgtattatttatagatgaaggaaggtacggatctattagagcatcttaacatgttcaatcaaatcataagtaaacttacaaacttggaggttaagatcgaggataaagacaaggcgttactgttACTGTCGTCGTTCCCAGATTCATATGATCACTTGATAACGACTCTCTTATACTGGAAAGAGACCCTTGAGATGAATGAAGTCACGGCTGTCCTCATAACcgatgatacaaggaagaaggtcAGTAGTACGAAATATCAAGAAGAAtgtcttttcggaggtgacaaggaataagaaagaaggagatcaaatcagaaaagGATCTGTGAAGaatcgatcgaaatcaaaagggacaAAGACAAAAGTCTCTTATTACTATTGTAAAAAGGAAGATTATCTGAAGAAAGAGTGTTTGAAAAGGAAGGCGGACTTGAAGAAGGAAAGTGTaaataaggcatctgaggaagctagcatgGCTGACAGTTTGGATGGAGATGATCGTAATGTACTCTATATCAttaggtaagaatcaaccttctgattcttagattttagatTCTAGATATTCATATCACATATGTCCACATGAGGATTGGTTTGACACATATCAACCATGTAATTGTGAGTCTATcataatggggaatgatgctatGTGCAAGACCATTGGATAGACActtgtttggcactcttccaagaaatagctcctcctccTAATACAAAAATATATCCAAAGGTAaactttctatcatcagtacacccactGAAGTCGGAGTCGGAATAccccaaaaattcaaatttctctgatttactgaacactagcttgaagtcctttgtccgcTATAGATAATGTATGACCTTCTTAGctgcagtccaatgagccagaccagcatcagattgaaaTCTGTTAAGTACACTGATTGCAAAGGCAATGTTAGGGTgagtacaaacttgtgcatacatcaaactttcAACGGCAGAGAcataaggcttgtcattcattgagctcctctcaatattattctttggacattgttgcttgttcaacttgtctcctttaatgatgggtgcttcaccacTAAACATTCTTTGAACATTTGCTAAGAATTTATTATCTGTTTCGAAGTTGACTCGTGATAATAACTACTCAGTCGAATTTTTTCCATGAGGTTTCTCTATAAAGGACTTGCAAATAGGGGTGACACTTCTTAATGGCCCAGTCAAGGATGATCTATATGATGTACCTGCAAATAAGGATGTCATCAACCAAAAAGTTGCTGCATTTTTGGGGGAACAAATGTCGCAAACAATATGGCATAATCAGTTGGGCCACCCATCCCTAAAGGTTCTTAAAAAACTTAGAAGTACCATTTTGTTTGATAAATCCCAGTTCCAGAAATTAAATAAGATTTGTGAATCATGTCAGTTGGGAAAGCACCATAAAATGTCTTTTCCTATCTCTACACGACAATCAATTTCACCTTTGGAAATAATACATTGTGACTTATGGAGCCCTATTTCAACATTGTCATTTAATGGATTTCATTCTTATATTatcttcattgatgatttcagtAGATATCCATGGCTTTATCCCTTAAAAGTGAAATCAGATGCTTTGTCTTGTTTTCGTTATTTCAGGACCATGGCAGAGAACATCTTCTCTATTAAAGTGAAATATTTTCAGAGTGATGGAGCTTTAGAACTCATTTGGTGGAGGCGATGGTGGGGACAATGCTAAGGTTGAGGGTGAAAAGGTGCTTGGAGTGGGAGTGTTATTGGTGTGAGGTGGATATGGTGATGGAGTAGATTCAGTTGAGGGGGGTGAGGAAGGAGGAGTAGGGATGGAAGGCATAAATGGTAGTTGAACATGAGATGGGGCAGGAAAAATGGGTATAGGAAGTGTTACTGATGACGCCTTAGTGGACACATGATTTGATTTGTCTGCAAAAGGAAATAAGCGTTCATTAAACACCACATGTCTAGAAATATAAACTTTGCCACTGATGGGTCGACATTGGTTGATCCCCATGAGTATTGTCAAGTTGTGATGCTTTGCAATACCGAACATTTACTCACCCTGACCTTTCATATTCAGTCAATCAAGCATGTCAGTTCATGCATGCACCCACGACTACCCACTATGATGCAATCAAGCATATCCTTCGATACCTCAAACACACTCTTGATGCAGGCATTAACATCAAGCTAGGTCCAATCTTTATCGTCACTACCTTCAccgatgctgattgggctggttgTCTGGATACAAGACGATCTACAACTGGTTTCTGTACTTTTCTTGGATCAAATTTATTGTCCTGGGGATCCAAGAAGCAACTTACTATTTTTCGTTCTAGCTTGGAATCTGAGTATAAGGCTCCAGCGGTTACTATTTCGGAAGTGCTATGGCTCTCATATTTGCTGCATGACCTTCATGTTCCCATTTCCCTTCACTCATCATCAATTGTGGCAATATATTTGCAACATACATGGTTGTTAATCTTGTTCTTCATGCTCGAACCAAACACATTGAAGTAGACTATCACTTCGTACGTGAATTGGTTCTTACAAAAAAAGATCAAGGTGCAGTTTGTACGGTCTCCGGATCAGGTTGCTGACATCTTTACCAAGGGCCTATCCTCACCATTTTTC
The window above is part of the Macadamia integrifolia cultivar HAES 741 unplaced genomic scaffold, SCU_Mint_v3 scaffold3001, whole genome shotgun sequence genome. Proteins encoded here:
- the LOC122067609 gene encoding uncharacterized protein LOC122067609 isoform X2, which translates into the protein MAMRDYATGKTAMRDLICTTLGRRGGRGVQKKYEKLQDIVNESRVILMDLQWRYMLDENDDEVREWFDKIKALHYEADDVLDELSYEAMRIIQMEEKEEIQKYYCMSMTTTTTRKVRLR
- the LOC122067609 gene encoding uncharacterized protein LOC122067609 isoform X1, whose translation is MAMRDYATGKTAMRDLICTTLGRRGGRGVQKKYEKLQDIVNESRVILMDLQWRYMLDENDDEVREWFDKIKALHYEADDVLDELSYEAMRIIQMEEKEEIQKYYCMSMTTTTTRKFMRINIYTSTVM